A genomic stretch from Sporocytophaga myxococcoides includes:
- a CDS encoding aspartyl/asparaginyl beta-hydroxylase domain-containing protein, with protein sequence MENWYQYIFNGKVLFLLVLIFSSMYIHYRGKVRYTFFRQLLDHSTFMAPINFLMYIFSSAPSRPYLEVSKYSDLQVLRESWETIRDEALTLERSALIKGSDKYNDIGFNSFFRRGWKRFYLKWYNDFHPSALECCPKTVELIKNIPSIKAAMFVVLPAGSKLPEHRDPYAGSLRYHLGLITPNSPKCELVLDGQSYFWKDGEDVLFDETYIHYAENATDKDRLIFFCDVERPMKLKIGKWLNSFFGWFIMASAASPNKEKDKTGNLNKIFKYLYQIRLLGKRIKAYNKTVYYGVKYALFGSIIYLIFF encoded by the coding sequence ATGGAAAACTGGTACCAATATATCTTCAATGGCAAAGTTTTATTTCTTCTGGTTCTGATATTCTCCTCCATGTATATTCATTACAGAGGAAAAGTTAGATATACTTTCTTTCGCCAGTTGTTGGATCACTCTACTTTTATGGCTCCAATTAATTTCCTGATGTATATATTTTCATCAGCCCCTTCGAGACCCTATCTGGAGGTTTCAAAATATTCTGATTTACAGGTCTTAAGGGAGAGTTGGGAAACAATCAGAGATGAAGCTTTAACTCTTGAAAGAAGCGCCTTGATAAAGGGCTCAGATAAGTACAATGATATTGGTTTTAATTCATTTTTCAGAAGAGGGTGGAAGAGATTTTATCTGAAATGGTACAATGATTTTCATCCTTCGGCTTTGGAATGTTGCCCGAAAACTGTAGAGTTGATAAAAAATATTCCATCCATAAAGGCTGCCATGTTTGTGGTATTGCCGGCAGGCAGCAAACTCCCGGAACATCGCGATCCTTATGCAGGCTCCCTGAGGTATCACCTCGGCCTGATAACTCCCAATTCTCCCAAATGTGAACTGGTCCTTGACGGGCAGTCTTATTTCTGGAAAGATGGTGAGGATGTTTTATTTGATGAAACATATATTCACTATGCGGAGAATGCTACAGATAAAGACAGATTAATTTTTTTCTGTGATGTTGAAAGACCAATGAAGTTGAAAATCGGTAAATGGCTCAACAGCTTCTTCGGTTGGTTTATTATGGCTTCTGCAGCTTCTCCTAATAAGGAAAAAGATAAAACCGGAAATCTGAATAAAATATTCAAATATCTTTATCAGATAAGGTTACTCGGCAAAAGAATAAAGGCATACAATAAAACTGTTTATTATGGAGTGAAGTATGCTCTTTTCGGCTCTATCATTTACCTTATTTTCTTTTAG